Proteins from one Ipomoea triloba cultivar NCNSP0323 chromosome 1, ASM357664v1 genomic window:
- the LOC116031948 gene encoding beta-glucosidase 47-like: MTNLGVNSYRFSISWSRILPKGKLGHVNKAGIRHYNRLIDALMHKGIQPFVTLSHYDIPQELEDRYGGWLSPKIQEDFSYYADICFRYFGDRVKHWATFNEPNIVAIRGYRSGIYPPSRCSGSFGSCEAGDSETEPFVAAHNMILSHAAATSIYKTKYQGTQGGSIGIVMYTAWFEPFSNSSEDKSAAKRAQSFLTNWFLNPIIFGKYPAEMRQILGSGLPTFSKDDLRMMRNGVDFIGINHYTSFYAKDCIFSACEQGPGVTKTEGRYLRTPSKDGVLIGEATAVDWLFVYPQGMEEIVTYIKERYNNIPMFITENGFGDLDNNPNSSTVVASSLNDFKRVEYMKGYLTSLAEAIRKGADVRGYFAWSLLDNFEWSDGYTLRFGLFHVDYSTLRRIPKLSASWYKGFISKHLRILQTQSA, encoded by the exons ATGACAAACTTGGGTGTCAATAGTTATCGGTTTTCGATATCATGGTCAAGAATTCTTCCTA AGGGGAAACTTGGGCATGTAAATAAAGCTGGAATCAGGCACTACAACAGGCTGATTGATGCCCTAATGCACAAAG GGATACAACCATTTGTCACATTAAGTCACTATGACATCCCTCAAGAACTGGAAGACAGATATGGAGGGTGGCTAAGTCCCAAAATCCA GGAGGATTTCAGCTATTATGCAGACATATGCTTCAGATACTTTGGGGACAGAGTTAAGCACTGGGCAACATTCAATGAGCCTAATATCGTCGCCATTCGGGGATATAGGTCGGGGATTTACCCTCCATCGCGCTGCTCGGGCTCCTTTGGGAGCTGTGAAGCAGGCGATTCGGAGACAGAGCCTTTCGTGGCTGCCCACAACATGATCCTCTCCCATGCTGCTGCAACCAGCATTTACAAGACCAAGTATCAG GGAACACAGGGAGGTAGCATTGGGATAGTTATGTACACAGCATGGTTTGAGCCTTTCAGCAATTCCTCAGAAGACAAATCTGCAGCTAAGAGAGCTCAATCCTTCTTAACAAACTG GTTCTTGAATCCTATTATATTTGGCAAGTACCCTGCAGAAATGAGACAAATTCTTGGGTCTGGATTGCCAACATTCTCAAAGGATGATCTGAGAATGATGAGAAATGGAGTGGACTTCATTGGGATCAACCACTACACCAGTTTCTATGCTAAAGATTGCATATTCTCTGCATGTGAACAAGGGCCAGGAGTCACCAAAACTGAGGGCAGGTATCTCAGGACTCCAAGCAAAGATGGTGTCCTAATCGGCGAAGCT ACCGCGGTCGACTGGCTCTTTGTGTACCCTCAAGGAATGGAAGAGATTGTGACATACATAAAGGAAAGATACAACAACATACCAATGTTCATCACAGAAAATG GCTTTGGAGATTTGGATAATAATCCCAACTCATCTACAGTAGTGGCTTCTTCACTCAATGATTTCAAAAGAGTGGAGTACATGAAGGGCTACTTGACTTCCCTGGCAGAAGCAATAAG GAAAGGTGCAGATGTAAGAGGGTACTTTGCTTGGTCATTGCTGGACAACTTTGAGTGGTCAGATGGATACACCTTAAGATTTGGACTCTTCCATGTTGATTACTCCACTCTTCGAAGGATTCCTAAGCTGTCTGCCTCCTGGTACAAAGGATTCATCTCCAAACATCTTCGGATTCTTCAAACACAGAGCGCATAA